In a single window of the Rhopalosiphum padi isolate XX-2018 chromosome 1, ASM2088224v1, whole genome shotgun sequence genome:
- the LOC132932403 gene encoding uncharacterized protein LOC132932403 — MFCLKYFGVIFIDSNNDNDMCQNIYSVILFTTFIIIAIMTPYVTLEFDDWSTALSTSMSQLICITVNISSFISRIIVLYNVKYKKYQKYKTTLEGFEIYIPMNTVALKHIKYFSFTVIFLCLITILPINSLKLFYLFHNHTNLILMTTYFFLYYVHNLSMAFTELHFAIQCFVVYTKYRDINEELIQINDEHNFYNFNVRYPFIASQMATPGKSDDPTQPRVIIYEKDFYCSKDKISPLANTIEVLRIKHWLIREAVNDLKYLFDFQISLSMICIITSTLLDIYTHGFYSNPYYSLFNKPVFRSSILFCGWMLQYSFRFCIIVITAHTATKQAVKIKKYITEMNNRYLDLSTKEELHLFYNQLSICSPQFTVFKIFTINNGIITSAMAAGSTYILILVQIHSDK; from the exons atgttttgtttgaaatattttgggGTGATATTCATTGACTCGAATAATGATAACGACATGTGCCAAAACATTTACtccgttattttatttaccactttCATAATAATTGCGATCATGACACCTTACGTTACACTTGAGTTTGATGATTGGTCGACCGCATTGTCTACGTCTATGTCACAGTTAATATGTATTACAGTGAACATTTCTTCATTTATATCAAGAATAATTGTTCTGTACAACGTCaagtacaaaaaatatcaaaagtataAGACGACATTAGAAGGATTTGAGATTTATATACCAATGAACACAGTCGCTTTGAAACACATcaagtatttttcttttaccGTGATTTTCTTGTGCTTGATTACTATCTtacctataaatagcttaaaattgttttacctGTTCCATAACCACACCAATCTCATTTTAAtgactacatatttttttttatattacgtcCATAACCTGAGCATGGCTTTTACGGAATTGCACTTTGCCATCCAGTGTTTTGTGGTGTACACGAAGTATCGAGATATAAACGAGGAGTTAATTCAAATAAACGATGAACATAACTTTTACAACTTTAATGTACGATATCCGTTCATTGCTAGCCAAATGGCAACTCCAGGAAAAAGTGATGATCCGACGCAACCTCGTGTAATCATATACGAAAAAGATTTTTACTGTTCAAAGGACAAAATAAGTCCTTTGGCGAACACTATCGAAGTTTTGAGGATAAAACACTGGTTAATTCGAGAAGCAGTCAATGACCTCAAATATTTGTTTGACTTTCAAATTAGTCTATCGATGATTTGTATAATCACTTCAACACTATTAGACATATATACGCATGGATTTTATTCGAATCCATATTACAGTTTATTTAACAAGCCAGTATTTCGATCCAGTATTCTATTTTGTGGGTGGATGCTTCAATATTCTTTCAGGTTTTGCATCATCGTTATCACAGCACACACTGCAACTAAACAG gcggttaaaataaaaaagtatataacagAAATGAACAATCGATATTTAGATTTAAGTACAAAAGAAGAG CTACacttattctataatcaattatCCATTTGTTCACCGCAGTTCACAGTCTTTAAAATTTTCACTATAAACAATGGTATAATAACTTCG GCAATGGCTGCTGGTTCAACATACATCCTAATATTGGTACAAATTCATTCagacaaataa
- the LOC132917465 gene encoding uncharacterized protein LOC132917465 codes for MFNLQHFGVISFDSNNDDNIYQTAYSIMLFTTGIIQIFMYPFVSHKFDDWSEVFSMSFTAVTCSAGIINSLLSKLIVLYNIKYKKYQKYKTTLEGFEIYIPMNTVALKHIKYFSFTVIFLCLITILPMNSLKLFYLFHNHTNPILMTTYFFFYYIHNLSMALTELHFAIQCFVVYTKFRDINEELIQINDEHNYYNYKVRYPFIASRVETSKNREDMSPSSMIIYEKDFYCPKDKRYPLANTIELLRIKHWLSREAINDLKCLFGIQMCLSIITLAITLLFDIYADVFYSSTSMSFNKSVFRTNILFIGWILQYSLRLCLIIITTHTTIRQVVKTKKLITKMNNRHTDINTKEELQLFYNQLTVCSSEFTICDILTIENSLLTSIWSAGATYILILVQFHSDRTRK; via the exons atgtttaatttacaaCATTTCGGTGTGATATCCTTCGACTCAAATAACGATGATAACATATATCAAACTGCATACTCTATAATGTTATTTACCACTggcataatacaaatttttatgtatCCTTTTGTAAGCCATAAGTTTGACGACTGGTCTGAGGTGTTTTCCATGTCTTTCACCGCAGTGACATGTAGTGCGGGAATCATAAATTCATTACTATCAAAATTGATCGTTCTATACAACATCaagtacaaaaaatatcaaaagtataAGACGACATTAGAAGGATTTGAGATTTATATACCAATGAACACAGTCGCTTTGAAACACATcaagtatttttcttttaccGTGATTTTCTTGTGCTTGATTACTATCTTACCTATGAAtagcttaaaattgttttacctGTTCCATAACCACACCAATCCCATTTTAAtgactacatatttttttttctattacattCACAACCTGAGCATGGCTTTAACGGAATTGCACTTTGCCATCCAGTGTTTTGTAGTGTACACGAAGTTTCGAGATATAAACGAGgagttaattcaaataaatgatGAACATAACTACTACAACTACAAAGTACGATATCCGTTTATTGCAAGCAGAGTGGAAACTTCAAAGAATAGAGAAGACATGTCACCGTCTAGTATGATTATATACGAAAAAGATTTTTACTGTCCAAAGGACAAAAGATATCCATTGGCGAACACTATCGAGCTTTTAAGAATTAAACATTGGTTATCTCGGGAAGCAATCAACGACCTAAAATGTTTGTTCGGCATTCAAATGTGCCTGTCGATCATTACTTTagcaattacattattattcgaCATATATGCTGATGTATTTTATTCATCCACAAGTATGTCATTTAATAAATCAGTATTTCGAACAAACATCTTATTCATTGGGTGGATACTACAATACTCCTTAAGATTATGTCTTATAATTATCACAACACACACTACAATACGGCAG GTGGTTAAAAccaaaaagttaataacaaaaatgaacaATCGACACACAGATATTAATACGAAAGAAGAG ctacaattattttataatcaattaactGTCTGTTCATCCGAGTTCACCATTTGCGACATTTTGACTATAGAAAATAGTCTCCTAACTTCG ATATGGTCTGCTGGTGcaacatatatacttatactagtACAATTTCATTCGGACAGAACAAGGAAATAA
- the LOC132917646 gene encoding large ribosomal subunit protein eL43, protein MAKRTKKVGIVGKYGTRYGASLRKMVKKIEITQHSKYTCSFCGKESMKRACVGIWSCKRCRRTVAGGAYVYSTTAATTVRSAIRRLREVNDL, encoded by the exons ATG gcCAAACGTACAAAGAAGGTAGGAATTGTAGGTAAATATGGTACCCGATATGGTGCCTCGCTGCGTAAGATGGTCAAGAAAATTGAAATCACCCAGCACAGCAAATATACCTGTTCATTCTGCGGAAAG GAATCTATGAAGAGAGCTTGTGTAGGAATTTGGTCATGCAAACGGTGTAGAAGAACTGTAGCAGGTGGAGCTTACGTATATTCTACAACAGCTGCAACTACTGTAAGATCCGCAATCAGACGTTTGAGGGAAGTGAATGACTTGTAA
- the LOC132918014 gene encoding uncharacterized protein LOC132918014, protein MFELEDFDLDDEVFLNTQMPTDINRSPIISSNSNPVTSNFEDDDEIFLNVSNSVFELESSHSENIELKIKNTTKEQKKNNDILQNMLKTQSKPEITKSLNESQPNNIKLNFDDDFDSDDEAFFNTSSIIEGAMSPSNYNDCRAKFDLNDDRNEVSIVDSGNDQFKSSDIKNSNKSNCNGNLNTTITSVKIMTPKCTSRKFPGPAGLLSENEELYSEDPSNLESLDMSVNVNEHDSKEENLCTQANDLSFSSSPYQQFLSDFFTVDVDALLDKFNVAWIKQKLLPHTASGRFFTDKIPFFVSVLKEIDCLSPDPTVLLADKTGNIRGTIHRAVWNQFSSQLKLGAVLVLTNVGVSCQKILKGFTLNITSDHLVAIYSYSSEDVQRVIITRTTDMTNYEIVNRAKQWNAYNVEALNKNSNSLIIKNRTNMLNNLKSPSILTDHSSLPSNANYQITNNTPGQSTTIKKVFKPKTPVVHNLFKNVPSVSSNFPEEPPTKRIRNELKNEDQCSNNDISIIQNIFEGIDEDEMFNDFCC, encoded by the exons ATGTTTGAACTTGAAGATTTTGATTTAGATGATGaa gtatttctTAATACTCAGATGCCAACTGACATTAATAGATCACCAATAATATCATCAAATTCAAATCCTGTTACTTCAAATTTTGAAGACGATGATGAA atatttCTTAATGTATCAAATTCAGTTTTTGAATTGGAATCTTCacattctgaaaatattgaattaaaaattaaaaatacaacaaaagaacaaaaaaagaataatgat attttGCAAAATATGCTTAAAACCCAATCCAAACCAGAAATTACAAAATCACTCAATGAAAGTCagccaaataatattaaattaaattttgatgatGATTTTGATTCTGACGAcgaa GCTTTTTTCAACACATCCAGTATAATAGAAGGTGCTATGAGTCCATCAAATTACAATGACTGTAGAgctaaatttgatttaaatgatGATCGTAATGAG GTTTCAATTGTCGACTCTGGAAATGATCAGTTTAAGTCTTCAgacataaaaa ATTCTAATAAATCAAATTGCAATGGTAATCTTAATACAACTATTACTAGTGTAAAAATAATGACTCCAAAATGTACTTCTAGAAAATTTCCTGGACCGGCTGGTCTACTTTCAGAAAAC GAAGAACTATATTCTGAAGATCCTTCAAACTTGGAATCTTTGGATATGTCAGTTAACGTTAATGAACACGATAGCAAAGAAGAA AATTTGTGCACTCAAGCAAATGATTTATCTTTTTCTTCATCACCATACCAACAATTTCTATCAGATTTTTTCACCGTCGATGTTGATGCTTTGTTAGATAAATTTAATGTGGCATGGATAAAGCAGAAACTTCTTCCCCACACTGCATCGGGTCGTTTTTTCACAgataaaataccattttttgTTTCTGTTTTAAAAGAAATTGATTGTTTATCACCAGATCCAACAGTTCTACTTGCTGACAAAACAGGAAATATCAGAGGAACAATTCATAGAGCTGTTTGGAACCAATTTAGCAGTCAATTGAAACTAGGGGCTGTTTTAGTATTAACCAATGTTGGCGTATCATGTCAAAAAATACTTAAAGGATTTACACTTAATATTACTAGTGATCATTTAGTTGCCATTTACAGTTATTCTTCTG aGGATGTTCAAAGAGTAATTATTACTCGAACAACAGATATGACAAATTATGAAATTGTCAATAGAGCCAAGCAATGGAATGCATATAATGTGGaagctttaaataaaaattctaattcaCTAATTATTAAGAACCGGACCAAtatgcttaataatttaaaatcgccAAGCATTTTGACCGATCATAGTTCTTTACCATCAAATGCTAACTACCAAATCACAAATAATACTCCTGGCCAATCaacaactattaaaaaagtttttaaaccaAAAACCCCTGTAGTTCATAATCTATTCAAAAATGTTCCTAGTGTTTCTAGTAATTTTCCAGAAGAACCACCAACCAAACGAATaagaaatgaattaaaaaatgaagatcaatgttcaaataatgatatctctattattcaaaatatttttgaaggaaTCGATGAAGATgaaatgtttaatgatttttgttgTTGA
- the LOC132917767 gene encoding vesicle-trafficking protein SEC22a-like: protein MILYALILRSRDLLPLTSTTNYHCSNGESAIDLKLINKIVKNVLKKNDMPKNKCFLRTNDKIYYFLPCLNIICMAMCIPSYPQVLAYSFLEELAGEFTKKYDRFKVEQALRPYNLIEFDTTIHPIQQMYNKPQQLTSRINLAEITRDITLDPPQEVFIVEENSKNNIHTPQVIPPTVRVGPLPTLEPLSFIDKTSLIFTICLIIHSIVVVMDTWRSWTTEEDDSLDTGWLHFCSILFRLSQMYVLTHKQMYRWKKGWALFLVLLVIDWFLYFNDDLWQVILVYVITTLTHTCILRRKIAIKLPQYQI from the exons ATGATTTTATATGCTTTAATTTTAAGAAGCCGGGACCTCCTACCACTGACGTCCACTACCAATTACCATTGTAGTAATGGCGAGAGTGCCATTGActtgaaattaattaacaagATTGTAAAGaatgttttaaagaaaaatgatatGCCCAAAAACAAATGTTTCCTTCGCACCAATGACAAGATTTacta cttTTTaccatgtttaaatataatttgcatgGCCATGTGCATTCCTTCATATCCTCAAGTTTTAGCCTACAGCTTTTTAGAAGAACTAGCTGGagagtttacaaaaaaatatgaccGTTTCAAAGTTGAACAAGCTTTGAGGCCCTACAATCTTATTGAATTtg atACTACAATACATCCTATtcaacaaatgtataataaacctCAACAACTGACATCCAGAATAAATTTAGCTGAAATTACTCGTGATATCACATTAGATCCACCTCAAGAAGTATTTATTGTTGAAGAAAATTCCaagaataatattcatacaCCACAAGTTATTCCTCCGACTGTTCGag TTGGACCACTGCCTACTTTAGAACCTTTATCTTTTATTGACAAAAcatctttaatttttactatatgtttaattattcataGTATTGTCGTAGTAATGGATACATGGAGGAGTTGGACAACTGag GAAGATGACTCACTGGATACTGGTTGGCTTCACTTTTGTAGTATTCTCTTCCGATTATCTCAAATGTATGTTCTTACCCACAAGCAAATGTATAGATGGAAGAAAGGGTGGGCACTGTTCttagtattattagttatagatTGGTTTCTGTATTTCAATGATGACCTATGGCAGGTGATTTTAGTATATGTCATTACTACACTGACACATACATGCATACTTAGACGAAAAATTGCCATTAAGTTACCACAATATCAAATTTga